In one Sesamum indicum cultivar Zhongzhi No. 13 linkage group LG12, S_indicum_v1.0, whole genome shotgun sequence genomic region, the following are encoded:
- the LOC105175334 gene encoding tyrosyl-DNA phosphodiesterase 2, with the protein MMISISKLVIPSFPNRAQSILFPFRFPRRIFGNPLKTLSEMSSWTCSMCTFINPPSQKSHCEICLSAQPQPAIVSSSTTTSSPSSKPMWSCALCTFLNPYSCTICEICGNRASASLLSTLELDDDDLGNAQLGSSVGSVFMPLRTCSSAKKGNGENPVGGGDDTGPSGESKGVVLRRDYCNLGNGERQYMGDDGSGKVDAGGNKGLSAVLQPCINKRKDREVTGVEASGSTAGGSCGFRAVKAANQAVQVKPGATSGETHPSSECKTWKFLSYNVWFREDLEMHKRMKALGDLIESHSPDVMCFQEVTPSFYGIFQKSSWWKRYCCSIPDETAFPGAYFCMQLSKLPVKSYSCKPFHNSIMGRELCVAEVEVQPGITMVIATSHLESPCPAPPTWDQMFSKERVAQATEAVRFLEKNQNVIFCGDMNWDDKLDGPFPLLDGWVDAWTELRPGEVGWTYDTKSNKMLSGNRTLQKRLDRFVCKLKDFKISEIEMIGKDAIPGVSYIKERRVKGQVKELVLPVLPSDHYGMLLTICPSDST; encoded by the exons ATGatgatttcaatttcaaaattggtAATACCTTCGTTTCCAAACAGAGCGCAGTCGATCCTCTTCCCTTTTCGTTTCCCCCGTAGAATATTTGGTAACCCCTTGAAAACCCTTTCAGAAATGTCTTCCTGGACATGCTCTATGTGCACATTCATCAATCCACCCTCCCAAAAATCACACTGCGAAATCTGCCTCTCCGCACAACCGCAACCCGCCATCGTATCATCATCGACGACGACATCTTCGCCATCATCAAAACCTATGTGGTCATGCGCCTTGTGCACTTTCTTGAACCCGTATTCCTGCACGATTTGTGAAATATGTGGCAATAGGGCTTCCGCTTCTCTACTATCCACTCTTGAACTCGACGATGACGATCTTGGGAACGCGCAGTTGGGTTCTTCCGTTGGCAGCGTTTTCATGCCCTTGCGAACTTGTAGCAGTGCGAAGAAAGGAAATGGCGAGAACCCAGTTGGTGGTGGTGATGATACGGGTCCTTCTGGTGAGTCAAAGGGAGTTGTGCTGCGCCGAGATTATTGTAACTTGGGAAATGGAGAGAGACAATACATGGGTGATGATGGTAGCGGAAAGGTTGATGCTGGAGGAAATAAGGGTTTGTCTGCAGTTTTACAGCCTTGCATTAATAAGAGAAAAGATAGGGAGGTTACAGGTGTGGAGGCTAGTGGAAGTACAGCCGGTGGTTCTTGCGGGTTTAGGGCTGTCAAGGCTGCGAATCAGGCGGTTCAAGTTAAACCTGGGG CCACATCAGGTGAGACACATCCGTCTTCAGAATGTAAAACATGGAAGTTTTTGAGCTATAATGTGTGGTTTCGTGAAGATCTTGAGATGCACAAGAGGATGAAAGCATTGGGCGACCTTATTGAATCGCATTCGCCCGATGTTATGTGTTTTCAG GAGGTCACTCCCAGTTTTTATGGCATTTTCCAGAAATCTAGCTGGTGGAAGCGATACTGCTGCTCAATTCCAGACGAGACGGCATTTCCAGGAGCATATTTCTGCATGCag TTATCCAAACTGCCGGTTAAATCCTATAGCTGCAAACCCTTCCATAATTCTATCATGGGACGAGAACTTTGTGTTGCAGAAGTTGAAGTGCAACCAGGTATCACCATGGTTATTGCTACCAGCCATCTGGAAAGTCCTTGCCCAGCACCTCCAACATGGGATCAGATGTTCAGCAAAGAACGTGTGGCTCAGGCCACTGAGGCAGTGAGGTTTCtggagaaaaatcaaaacGTAATCTTTTGTGGGGACATGAACTGGGATGATAAATTGGACGGTCCTTTTCCTTTACTTGATGGATGGGTGGATGCTTGGACAGAGCTAAGGCCTGGAGAAGTTGGATGGACGTATgacacaaaatcaaacaagatgCTGAGTGGCAACAGAACTCTGCAAAAACGTCTGGATCGATTTGTTTGCAAATTGAAGGATTTCAAGATaagtgaaattgaaatgatagGTAAAGATGCAATTCCAGGTGTATCATACATCAAGGAAAGGAGGGTGAAAGGCCAAGTGAAGGAGCTAGTGCTTCCTGTTTTACCAAGTGATCACTATGGAATGCTTTTAACTATCTGTCCCAGTGATTCTACTTAG
- the LOC105175332 gene encoding U3 small nucleolar RNA-associated protein 6 homolog isoform X2, with translation MADVVQFKLERMLNELEDLERRGLFSRGEIAEIVKKRRKFEYRLKRPSPLKQDFLAYIEYEKQLDALRRLRKKSVLRKSGGKKSKKSVSDYAGVSRILDIYRLATNRFKGDIQLWFQYLEYCRARGHGRMKKALAQLVRFHPKVPGVWIYAAAWEFDSNLNVAAARALMQNGLRACPTSEDLWVEYLRMELTYLNKLKARKVALGEDEGDLARDHRKADEKQWRDENKELFMALNESGDADKRSDLQDGECEGKLDVFGEHGLNILQTVYSGAVEAIPTCFSVRTRFLEILEATDLAHSEDMRKKILEDMKRDFSKDPLYWDWLARVEIADLEGINAKQFSKAVQVYEEGMTFVPSAVMVELYVKFLMDAICDEDRGGEAAVHFKSHGHTTELVSHLQMVYEKAESLGCITEDLACEHVSLLLQLGKLDEAKLLIEKLCSGKFSEAVRLWTLRLSIEMRCIQNKSLSPSKGLKYFANQRQYFDKLVETSLLLLAKDGGSDSGFSLSSTIVNYILQRDGVESAREMYKRFLALPHPGLAMYRNCIELELNLASTGEKTGLPKARKLYESALATYDQDASLWQDYHSMEVKMGTSETAAAVHWRARKALKNNISLLPSATS, from the exons ATGGCGGACGTGGTGCAATTCAAGCTTGAGCGCATGCTCAACGAACTAGAAGACCTAGAGCGGCGCGGTTTGTTCAGCCGCGGAGAGATAGCAGAGATAGTTAAAAAGCGTCGCAAGTTCGAGTACCGCCTCAAGAGGCCGAGTCCCCTAAAGCAAGATTTCTTGGCCTACATAGAGTATGAAAAGCAACTAGACGCCCTCCGACGCCTCCGTAAGAAATCTGTTTTAAGAAAGTCCGGCGGGAAAAAATCGAAAAAGTCCGTCTCGGATTACGCCGGCGTGTCGAGGATTCTCGATATTTACCGGCTTGCCACGAACCGGTTTAAGGGAGATATCCAGCTCTGGTTTCAGTACTTGGAATATTGTCGAGCGCGAGGACATGGAAGGATGAAAAAG GCGCTGGCTCAATTGGTTAGATTTCATCCAAAAGTACCTGGTGTCTGGATTTATGCTGCTGCTTGGGAATTCGATAGCAATCTGAATGTTGCAGCTGCCCGTGCTCTCATGCAAAATGGTTTGAGGGCATGCCCAACTTCTGAGGACCTATGGGTAGAGTATCTTCGTATGGAACTCACATACCTTAACAAGTTAAAAGCTCGAAAAGTTGCCTTAGGGGAGGATGAGGGAGACCTAGCTCGTGATCACAGGAAGGCAGATGAGAAACAGTGGAGAGATGAAAACAAGGAACTATTTATGGCCCTCAATGAGAGTGGGGATGCTGACAAGAGATCCGATCTTCAAGATGGTGAATGTGAAGGGAAGTTGGATGTCTTTGGGGAGCATGGCTTGAACATTCTTCAAACTGTTTACAGTGGTGCAGTTGAAGCCATACCTACTTGTTTCAGTGTCAGAACAAGGTTTCTTGAGATACTGGAAGCTACAGACTTGGCTCATTCGGAAGATATGCGAAAAAAGATACTTGAGGACATGAAAAGGGATTTTTCGAAGGACCCACTATACTGGGACTGGCTAGCAAGAGTTGAAATAGCTGACCTAGAAGGCATAAATGCTAAGCAGTTCAGCAAAGCAGTTCAG GTTTATGAGGAGGGTATGACGTTTGTACCATCAGCCGTGATGGTTGAGCTTTATGTAAAGTTCCTCATGGATGCAATCTGTGATGAAGATAGGGGTGGAGAAGCTGCCGTGCACTTCAAATCTCATGGCCATACAACTGAACTTGTTTCACATCTTCAGATGGTGTATGAGAAGGCTGAAAGCCTGGGCTGCATTACTGAAGATCTTGCTTGCGAACATGTTTCATTGCTTTTGCAGCTGGGTAAACTGGATGAAGCTAAGTTGCTGATAGAAAAGCTGTGCTctggaaaattttcagaagCTGTGCGTTTATGGACCTTACGTCTTTCCATAGAAATGAGATGCATTCAGAATAAATCTCTTTCACCAAGCAAG ggGCTAAAGTACTTCGCAAATCAGAGACAATATTTTGACAAGCTTGTGGAGACATCACTTCTTTTATTGGCCAAAGATGGTGGAAGTGATAGTGGGTTTTCACTCTCATCAAcaattgtaaattatattcttcAACGGGATGGAGTTGAAAGTGCAAGAGAGATGTATAAACG ATTTCTCGCTTTACCTCATCCAGGACTTGCTATGTATAGAAATTGCATTGAGCTAGAGTTGAACCTTGCATCGACTGGTGAGAAGACTGGTCTTCCTAAAGCTCGGAAGTTGTACGAATCTGCACTTGCAACTTATGATCAAGACGCAAGCCTGTGGCAAGATTATCATTCAATGGAAGTCAAG ATGGGAACATCTGAAACTGCCGCAGCTGTCCATTGGCGCGCAAGGAAAGCCCTCAAAAACAATATTTCCCTTCTTCCTTCTGCAACCTCGTGA
- the LOC105175329 gene encoding uncharacterized protein LOC105175329 isoform X2 has product MLTVHIPGAFNCCQAHTDMNMVQEATPCMLMHVNPLIHMATSIGPLKVLCYKSNWSSSRNFNSQLKLQHISHQITSKRWLCRSQDSISPENEYRSSRNIAISLFRRYRNFVERGGGDNLKEFISAGVNAYALGCTDEGLRKELIDMKDSGVEIEVMQAYGGSTGLKSKIISGEVDECIMWLSIVFITILCTPQPTIVRWSSIPPVSEEMLIHWKGFCAIIANAYYMRGMAWLPVKTLQMEQMAVMGRAEEPSVVASRMRLVFSTLEVSSYTWIYGFDRSSRRTKTSRENGCQSTVAESVTL; this is encoded by the exons ATGTTGACGGTTCACATCCCTGGAGCCTTTAACTGTTGCCAAGCACATACAGACATGAACATGGTCCAAGAAGCTACTCCTTGCATGTTGATGCATGTTAATCCCTTAATTCATATGGCCACTTCTATAGGTCCTTTGAAGGTCCTGTGTTACAAGTCAAACTGGTCTTCCTCACGGAATTTCAATAGTCAACTCAAACTCCAACATATCTCACACCAAATCACTTCGAAGAGATGGCTG tGCCGATCTCAAGATTCCATTTCTCCTGAGAATGAGTATCGATCATCACGCAATATAGCTATCAGCTTGTTTAGACGATACCGGAATTTTGTTGAGCGTGGAGGAGGTGACAACCTAAAA GAGTTCATCAGCGCCGGTGTGAATGCATATGCATTGGGTTGCACTGATGAAGGCTTGAGGAAAGAACTTATTGATATGAAGGACTCAGGTGTTGAAATTGAAGTGATGCAAGCATATGGTGGAAGTACAGGTCTAAAGTCCAAGATTATCTCTGGAGAA GTTGATGAATGTATTATGTGGCTGAGCATTGTATTTATCACAATCCTTTGTACTCCACAACCAACAATAGTTCGATGGTCGTCCATCCCCCCTGTGTCCGAGGAAATGCTGATTCATTGGAAGGGCTTCTGTGCAATCATAGCAAATGCATACTACATGAGAGGAATGGCTTG GCTTCCGGTGAAGACTCTCCAAATGGAGCAAATGGCAGTAATGGGTCGTGCAGAAGAACCATCAGTTGTAGCTAGCCGGATGAGACTAGTATTTAGCACACTTGAGGTGAGTTCCTATACTTGGATATACGGGTTTGACAGATCTTCCAGAAGAACTAAAACCTCCAGAGAAAATG GTTGTCAGTCCACAGTGGCCGAGAGTGTGacattgtaa
- the LOC105175333 gene encoding L-ascorbate oxidase homolog, producing the protein MRDFTSLITVLSLLLVLHAVNGDNPYRFYTWKVTYGDIYPLGVKQQGILINGQFPGPTIDCVTNDNLIISVYNYLNEPFLISWNGLQQRRNSWQDGMFGTSCPIPPGKNFTYALQAKDQIGTYFYFPSLALHKAAGGYGSIKVYSRPRIPVPYPTPAGDHVVLAGDWFKRSHRQLKYFLDGGHNLPFPDGLIINGRGWNGYTFNVDQGKTYRFRISNVGLATSINFRIQGHTMKLIEVEGSHTLQTTYSSLDVHLGQSYSVLVTANQPAKDYYVVVSSRFTSKVLTTTAVLHYRNSFAKVSGYPPGGPTTEIDWSLNQARSIRWNLTASGPRPNPQGSYHYGLIKPARTIILANSAPYINGKQRYAVNGVSYVSPDTPLKLADYFNIGGVFSVGSIPDRPNWGNGYLATSVMHADYRSFVEIVFQNWENTVQSWHIDGYSFFVVGMDGGQWTQASRSRYNLRDTVARCTVQVYPKSWTAIYIALDNVGMWNIRSEDWARQYLGQQFYLRVYTSSKSWRDELPIPRNALLCGRARGRHTRPL; encoded by the exons ATGAGAGACTTCACTTCTCTCATCACTGTTCTGTCACTGCTGCTTGTTTTACATGCCGTTAATGGCGACAACCCTTACAGATTTTACACTTGGAAAGTCACCTACGGTGATATTTATCCTCTGGGAGTCAAGCAACAG GGAATCTTGATAAATGGGCAGTTTCCGGGGCCGACGATTGACTGTGTTACCAATGACAACTTGATTATCAGTGTTTACAACTACTTGAATGAGCCATTTCTCATTTCTTG GAATGGATTGCAGCAGAGACGAAATTCCTGGCAGGACGGAATGTTTGGCACCAGCTGCCCAATCCCGCCTGGGAAAAACTTCACTTATGCCCTTCAAGCAAAAGATCAGATTGGAACCTATTTCTACTTCCCATCACTTGCACTCCATAAGGCTGCTGGAGGATATGGTAGCATTAAAGTCTACAGTCGTCCTCGTATTCCTGTACCTTATCCTACTCCTGCTGGGGATCATGTCGTACTTGCTGGGGACTGGTTCAAGAGAAGTCACAGA CAATTGAAGTATTTCTTGGATGGTGGTCACAATCTTCCCTTCCCTGATGGGCTTATCATAAACGGGCGTGGTTGGAATGGATATACATTCAATGTTGATCAAG GCAAAACATACAGGTTCAGGATATCCAATGTTGGGCTTGCAACTTCCATTAATTTCAGAATCCAGGGACACACCATGAAACTGATAGAAGTAGAAGGATCACACACGCTCCAGACTACCTACTCGTCCCTCGACGTCCATCTAGGACAGTCTTACTCAGTCTTGGTGACAGCTAACCAGCCAGCAAAGGACTATTACGTTGTAGTATCATCACGATTCACCTCTAAAGTGCTTACCACCACTGCTGTTCTCCATTACCGTAATTCATTTGCAAAAGTTTCTGGTTACCCCCCCGGTGGACCTACCACAGAGATTGATTGGTCTCTCAACCAGGCTAGATCTATACG TTGGAACCTGACGGCGAGTGGACCCAGACCGAATCCACAAGGCTCCTACCACTACGGACTGATCAAGCCTGCTAGGACCATTATTCTTGCCAACTCTGCTCCGTATATTAATGGCAAACAGAGATATGCTGTCAACGGTGTGTCGTATGTATCCCCAGACACTCCCTTAAAGTTGGCTGATTACTTCAATATCGGAGGGGTCTTCAGCGTCGGGAGTATCCCCGACAGACCTAACTGGGGAAATGGCTACCTCGCAACCTCTGTGATGCATGCTGATTACCGGTCTTTTGTAGAAATCGTGTTCCAAAATTGGGAGAATACTGTCCAGTCATGGCACATCGATGGATattctttctttgttgttGG AATGGATGGTGGACAATGGACTCAAGCTAGCAGATCTCGCTACAATTTGAGAGATACAGTTGCTCGTTGCACTGTTCAG GTGTACCCGAAATCTTGGACTGCAATCTACATTGCTTTGGACAATGTGGGAATGTGGAACATAAGATCTGAGGACTGGGCAAGGCAGTATTTGGGTCAGCAATTCTACCTAAGAGTTTACACCTCATCCAAATCATGGAGAGATGAACTTCCAATTCCAAGGAATGCTCTCCTTTGCGGCCGAGCAAGAGGACGTCATACTAGACCTCTTTAA
- the LOC105175418 gene encoding glycine-rich protein 5-like → MATKILSLVVIAAFATAINGRYLPVENPGAGMETAFFHQHLPPFGGAFGGFRGGAWPGFGGVGAGFGSSGGMGGDLGSGSSFAGGAGDETGSGGIGRVVSGGGVGGDTLGSGVEGGVLP, encoded by the coding sequence ATGGCAACCAAGATTTTATCTCTAGTGGTGATTGCAGCATTTGCCACTGCCATTAATGGCAGATACTTACCTGTCGAGAACCCTGGAGCTGGAATGGAAACGGCGTTCTTTCATCAGCACTTGCCTCCTTTCGGCGGGGCTTTTGGTGGATTCAGAGGTGGCGCTTGGCCTGGCTTCGGCGGTGTGGGCGCAGGGTTTGGTAGTAGCGGCGGAATGGGCGGTGACTTGGGTAGTGGATCAAGTTTTGCTGGTGGAGCTGGAGATGAAACTGGGAGTGGTGGCATTGGAAGGGTTGTAAGTGGTGGAGGCGTGGGCGGTGATACACTTGGTAGTGGAGTTGAAGGCGGAGTATTGCCTTGA
- the LOC105175329 gene encoding uncharacterized protein LOC105175329 isoform X1 yields MEVVVERSKALGSSMLTVHIPGAFNCCQAHTDMNMVQEATPCMLMHVNPLIHMATSIGPLKVLCYKSNWSSSRNFNSQLKLQHISHQITSKRWLCRSQDSISPENEYRSSRNIAISLFRRYRNFVERGGGDNLKEFISAGVNAYALGCTDEGLRKELIDMKDSGVEIEVMQAYGGSTGLKSKIISGEVDECIMWLSIVFITILCTPQPTIVRWSSIPPVSEEMLIHWKGFCAIIANAYYMRGMAWLPVKTLQMEQMAVMGRAEEPSVVASRMRLVFSTLEVSSYTWIYGFDRSSRRTKTSRENGCQSTVAESVTL; encoded by the exons ATGGAAGTGGTAGTTGAAAG gtCCAAAGCTCTTGGTTCAAGCATGTTGACGGTTCACATCCCTGGAGCCTTTAACTGTTGCCAAGCACATACAGACATGAACATGGTCCAAGAAGCTACTCCTTGCATGTTGATGCATGTTAATCCCTTAATTCATATGGCCACTTCTATAGGTCCTTTGAAGGTCCTGTGTTACAAGTCAAACTGGTCTTCCTCACGGAATTTCAATAGTCAACTCAAACTCCAACATATCTCACACCAAATCACTTCGAAGAGATGGCTG tGCCGATCTCAAGATTCCATTTCTCCTGAGAATGAGTATCGATCATCACGCAATATAGCTATCAGCTTGTTTAGACGATACCGGAATTTTGTTGAGCGTGGAGGAGGTGACAACCTAAAA GAGTTCATCAGCGCCGGTGTGAATGCATATGCATTGGGTTGCACTGATGAAGGCTTGAGGAAAGAACTTATTGATATGAAGGACTCAGGTGTTGAAATTGAAGTGATGCAAGCATATGGTGGAAGTACAGGTCTAAAGTCCAAGATTATCTCTGGAGAA GTTGATGAATGTATTATGTGGCTGAGCATTGTATTTATCACAATCCTTTGTACTCCACAACCAACAATAGTTCGATGGTCGTCCATCCCCCCTGTGTCCGAGGAAATGCTGATTCATTGGAAGGGCTTCTGTGCAATCATAGCAAATGCATACTACATGAGAGGAATGGCTTG GCTTCCGGTGAAGACTCTCCAAATGGAGCAAATGGCAGTAATGGGTCGTGCAGAAGAACCATCAGTTGTAGCTAGCCGGATGAGACTAGTATTTAGCACACTTGAGGTGAGTTCCTATACTTGGATATACGGGTTTGACAGATCTTCCAGAAGAACTAAAACCTCCAGAGAAAATG GTTGTCAGTCCACAGTGGCCGAGAGTGTGacattgtaa
- the LOC105175332 gene encoding U3 small nucleolar RNA-associated protein 6 homolog isoform X1, giving the protein MADVVQFKLERMLNELEDLERRGLFSRGEIAEIVKKRRKFEYRLKRPSPLKQDFLAYIEYEKQLDALRRLRKKSVLRKSGGKKSKKSVSDYAGVSRILDIYRLATNRFKGDIQLWFQYLEYCRARGHGRMKKALAQLVRFHPKVPGVWIYAAAWEFDSNLNVAAARALMQNGLRACPTSEDLWVEYLRMELTYLNKLKARKVALGEDEGDLARDHRKADEKQWRDENKELFMALNESGDADKRSDLQDGECEGKLDVFGEHGLNILQTVYSGAVEAIPTCFSVRTRFLEILEATDLAHSEDMRKKILEDMKRDFSKDPLYWDWLARVEIADLEGINAKQFSKAVQVYEEGMTFVPSAVMVELYVKFLMDAICDEDRGGEAAVHFKSHGHTTELVSHLQMVYEKAESLGCITEDLACEHVSLLLQLGKLDEAKLLIEKLCSGKFSEAVRLWTLRLSIEMRCIQNKSLSPSKVDLLYILELLRSILMKVRVSEAENLWVMGLKYFANQRQYFDKLVETSLLLLAKDGGSDSGFSLSSTIVNYILQRDGVESAREMYKRFLALPHPGLAMYRNCIELELNLASTGEKTGLPKARKLYESALATYDQDASLWQDYHSMEVKMGTSETAAAVHWRARKALKNNISLLPSATS; this is encoded by the exons ATGGCGGACGTGGTGCAATTCAAGCTTGAGCGCATGCTCAACGAACTAGAAGACCTAGAGCGGCGCGGTTTGTTCAGCCGCGGAGAGATAGCAGAGATAGTTAAAAAGCGTCGCAAGTTCGAGTACCGCCTCAAGAGGCCGAGTCCCCTAAAGCAAGATTTCTTGGCCTACATAGAGTATGAAAAGCAACTAGACGCCCTCCGACGCCTCCGTAAGAAATCTGTTTTAAGAAAGTCCGGCGGGAAAAAATCGAAAAAGTCCGTCTCGGATTACGCCGGCGTGTCGAGGATTCTCGATATTTACCGGCTTGCCACGAACCGGTTTAAGGGAGATATCCAGCTCTGGTTTCAGTACTTGGAATATTGTCGAGCGCGAGGACATGGAAGGATGAAAAAG GCGCTGGCTCAATTGGTTAGATTTCATCCAAAAGTACCTGGTGTCTGGATTTATGCTGCTGCTTGGGAATTCGATAGCAATCTGAATGTTGCAGCTGCCCGTGCTCTCATGCAAAATGGTTTGAGGGCATGCCCAACTTCTGAGGACCTATGGGTAGAGTATCTTCGTATGGAACTCACATACCTTAACAAGTTAAAAGCTCGAAAAGTTGCCTTAGGGGAGGATGAGGGAGACCTAGCTCGTGATCACAGGAAGGCAGATGAGAAACAGTGGAGAGATGAAAACAAGGAACTATTTATGGCCCTCAATGAGAGTGGGGATGCTGACAAGAGATCCGATCTTCAAGATGGTGAATGTGAAGGGAAGTTGGATGTCTTTGGGGAGCATGGCTTGAACATTCTTCAAACTGTTTACAGTGGTGCAGTTGAAGCCATACCTACTTGTTTCAGTGTCAGAACAAGGTTTCTTGAGATACTGGAAGCTACAGACTTGGCTCATTCGGAAGATATGCGAAAAAAGATACTTGAGGACATGAAAAGGGATTTTTCGAAGGACCCACTATACTGGGACTGGCTAGCAAGAGTTGAAATAGCTGACCTAGAAGGCATAAATGCTAAGCAGTTCAGCAAAGCAGTTCAG GTTTATGAGGAGGGTATGACGTTTGTACCATCAGCCGTGATGGTTGAGCTTTATGTAAAGTTCCTCATGGATGCAATCTGTGATGAAGATAGGGGTGGAGAAGCTGCCGTGCACTTCAAATCTCATGGCCATACAACTGAACTTGTTTCACATCTTCAGATGGTGTATGAGAAGGCTGAAAGCCTGGGCTGCATTACTGAAGATCTTGCTTGCGAACATGTTTCATTGCTTTTGCAGCTGGGTAAACTGGATGAAGCTAAGTTGCTGATAGAAAAGCTGTGCTctggaaaattttcagaagCTGTGCGTTTATGGACCTTACGTCTTTCCATAGAAATGAGATGCATTCAGAATAAATCTCTTTCACCAAGCAAGGTGGATTTACTATATATCCTTGAACTCCTGAGAAGTATTTTGATGAAAGTTAGAGTTTCAGAAGCAGAAAACCTGTGGGTTATG ggGCTAAAGTACTTCGCAAATCAGAGACAATATTTTGACAAGCTTGTGGAGACATCACTTCTTTTATTGGCCAAAGATGGTGGAAGTGATAGTGGGTTTTCACTCTCATCAAcaattgtaaattatattcttcAACGGGATGGAGTTGAAAGTGCAAGAGAGATGTATAAACG ATTTCTCGCTTTACCTCATCCAGGACTTGCTATGTATAGAAATTGCATTGAGCTAGAGTTGAACCTTGCATCGACTGGTGAGAAGACTGGTCTTCCTAAAGCTCGGAAGTTGTACGAATCTGCACTTGCAACTTATGATCAAGACGCAAGCCTGTGGCAAGATTATCATTCAATGGAAGTCAAG ATGGGAACATCTGAAACTGCCGCAGCTGTCCATTGGCGCGCAAGGAAAGCCCTCAAAAACAATATTTCCCTTCTTCCTTCTGCAACCTCGTGA
- the LOC105175329 gene encoding uncharacterized protein LOC105175329 isoform X3, with protein MEVVVERSKALGSSMLTVHIPGAFNCCQAHTDMNMVQEATPCMLMHVNPLIHMATSIGPLKVLCYKSNWSSSRNFNSQLKLQHISHQITSKRWLCRSQDSISPENEYRSSRNIAISLFRRYRNFVERGGGDNLKEFISAGVNAYALGCTDEGLRKELIDMKDSGVEIEVMQAYGGSTGLKSKIISGEVDECIMWLSIVFITILCTPQPTIVRWSSIPPVSEEMLIHWKGFCAIIANAYYMRGMAWLPVKTLQMEQMAVMGRAEEPSVVASRMRLVFSTLEVVSPQWPRV; from the exons ATGGAAGTGGTAGTTGAAAG gtCCAAAGCTCTTGGTTCAAGCATGTTGACGGTTCACATCCCTGGAGCCTTTAACTGTTGCCAAGCACATACAGACATGAACATGGTCCAAGAAGCTACTCCTTGCATGTTGATGCATGTTAATCCCTTAATTCATATGGCCACTTCTATAGGTCCTTTGAAGGTCCTGTGTTACAAGTCAAACTGGTCTTCCTCACGGAATTTCAATAGTCAACTCAAACTCCAACATATCTCACACCAAATCACTTCGAAGAGATGGCTG tGCCGATCTCAAGATTCCATTTCTCCTGAGAATGAGTATCGATCATCACGCAATATAGCTATCAGCTTGTTTAGACGATACCGGAATTTTGTTGAGCGTGGAGGAGGTGACAACCTAAAA GAGTTCATCAGCGCCGGTGTGAATGCATATGCATTGGGTTGCACTGATGAAGGCTTGAGGAAAGAACTTATTGATATGAAGGACTCAGGTGTTGAAATTGAAGTGATGCAAGCATATGGTGGAAGTACAGGTCTAAAGTCCAAGATTATCTCTGGAGAA GTTGATGAATGTATTATGTGGCTGAGCATTGTATTTATCACAATCCTTTGTACTCCACAACCAACAATAGTTCGATGGTCGTCCATCCCCCCTGTGTCCGAGGAAATGCTGATTCATTGGAAGGGCTTCTGTGCAATCATAGCAAATGCATACTACATGAGAGGAATGGCTTG GCTTCCGGTGAAGACTCTCCAAATGGAGCAAATGGCAGTAATGGGTCGTGCAGAAGAACCATCAGTTGTAGCTAGCCGGATGAGACTAGTATTTAGCACACTTGAG GTTGTCAGTCCACAGTGGCCGAGAGTGTGa